One window of the SAR324 cluster bacterium genome contains the following:
- a CDS encoding amino acid ABC transporter ATP-binding protein, giving the protein MSPASQQNTANDKNMTISGEPIIQIQKMNKWFGQFHVLKEIDLEVASGERIVICGPSGSGKSTLIRCINRLEEHQEGRIVVDGIELTSDLKHIEQVRREVGMVFQHFNLFPHLTVLENCTLALIWVRKQPKAEAEATAMKYLERVKIPDQALKYPGQLSGGQQQRVAIARSLCMQPRIMLFDEPTSALDPEMIKEVLDVMIELADTGMTMLVVTHEMGFARTVANRVIFMDEGQIIEQNEPEEFFNNPQSDRTKLFLSQILQH; this is encoded by the coding sequence ATGAGTCCAGCTAGTCAGCAAAATACTGCCAATGACAAAAATATGACGATCTCCGGAGAGCCCATCATCCAAATTCAAAAGATGAACAAGTGGTTTGGGCAATTCCATGTTCTCAAAGAGATTGATCTGGAAGTGGCTTCGGGTGAACGAATCGTGATCTGTGGCCCCTCAGGTTCCGGTAAGTCAACTCTTATTCGCTGTATCAATCGACTGGAGGAGCATCAAGAAGGGCGGATTGTGGTAGATGGAATTGAACTGACCAGCGACCTGAAGCATATTGAGCAAGTACGAAGAGAAGTTGGGATGGTCTTTCAACACTTCAATTTGTTTCCACACCTCACCGTATTGGAGAACTGTACATTGGCGCTGATCTGGGTTCGTAAACAACCCAAGGCAGAGGCAGAAGCCACCGCAATGAAGTACTTGGAGCGAGTCAAGATTCCAGATCAGGCTCTCAAATATCCAGGTCAACTGTCTGGTGGTCAGCAACAACGGGTAGCCATCGCACGTTCACTCTGCATGCAACCCCGCATTATGCTCTTTGATGAACCAACTTCTGCCCTGGATCCTGAAATGATCAAAGAGGTTTTGGATGTCATGATTGAGTTGGCTGACACAGGCATGACGATGCTGGTAGTGACCCACGAAATGGGCTTTGCTCGAACCGTCGCCAATCGTGTGATCTTCATGGATGAGGGACAGATCATTGAGCAGAACGAACCAGAAGAATTCTTCAACAACCCACAGAGTGATCGAACCAAACTGTTCCTGAGCCAGATTCTACAGCATTGA
- a CDS encoding amino acid ABC transporter permease, with product MSSPSSKLFVRTELIPSKAPPLSEIGATKWVRENLFSNTINSILTILSLFLIYGLLSQILPWMTQGVWEADSLNECRKIRESLGGNTNVACWAVINERWHQLLFGFYPPESYWRPILALILFGFAISPVLFTSVRKELYLLTFSSPFLCFWLLWGNTIWGPVSAAFNFLLGILLFQQISRSKLSVLSIPITFVFAVLYWLFLLTPVAEHLDSFIPISLSYIPSKEFGGFMLALIIGITGIILSLPIGILLALGRQSNLLIINKICVFFIEIIRGVPLIVWLFTASLLLNYFLPPGTNFDLMLRVVIMVTLFASAYMAEVIRGGLAALSVGQHEGSSSLGLNYWQSMRLIILPQALKISIPGIVNTFIGLFKDTTLVVFIGLLDPIGLSNAIRATTDWNGIYWELFIFIGLLFFVCCFSMSRYSQFLERRLQTEHR from the coding sequence GTGAGTAGTCCATCTTCCAAACTATTTGTGCGAACAGAGTTGATACCTTCAAAAGCTCCCCCTTTGTCTGAAATTGGCGCGACAAAGTGGGTGAGAGAAAATTTGTTTTCAAACACCATAAACTCAATTCTAACAATCCTTTCACTTTTTCTTATTTACGGTCTTCTCTCACAAATTTTACCATGGATGACACAAGGCGTTTGGGAGGCTGACTCACTCAACGAATGTAGAAAAATTCGAGAAAGCCTTGGTGGGAACACCAATGTGGCTTGCTGGGCAGTGATCAATGAAAGATGGCATCAATTGCTCTTTGGTTTCTATCCACCTGAAAGCTATTGGCGTCCAATCTTAGCGCTAATACTCTTTGGTTTTGCAATATCCCCAGTACTTTTCACAAGTGTACGAAAAGAGCTGTATCTTTTAACCTTTTCTTCTCCTTTTCTTTGCTTCTGGCTATTATGGGGAAATACCATTTGGGGACCAGTTTCTGCTGCTTTCAATTTTCTGCTAGGCATATTGCTTTTTCAGCAAATAAGCCGATCCAAGCTATCCGTATTGAGCATACCAATCACCTTTGTTTTCGCTGTTTTGTACTGGTTATTTTTACTTACCCCAGTCGCTGAGCATCTAGACAGTTTCATACCAATTTCTCTCTCATACATTCCATCAAAAGAATTCGGTGGATTCATGTTGGCTCTAATAATTGGTATCACTGGAATAATTTTATCATTACCAATTGGCATTTTGTTAGCACTTGGGCGCCAATCAAATCTGCTTATCATTAATAAAATTTGTGTTTTTTTCATTGAAATTATTCGTGGAGTACCTTTGATTGTCTGGCTATTTACAGCCTCACTTCTATTAAATTATTTTCTACCACCAGGTACGAATTTCGATTTGATGCTGAGAGTTGTAATCATGGTCACTCTGTTTGCTTCTGCTTACATGGCTGAGGTAATTCGCGGTGGTCTTGCAGCACTTTCAGTTGGGCAGCATGAGGGTTCCTCAAGCTTGGGTTTGAACTATTGGCAATCTATGCGGCTAATTATTCTTCCCCAAGCTCTGAAAATTTCAATTCCAGGGATCGTGAATACATTTATCGGTCTTTTCAAAGATACAACTCTCGTAGTTTTTATTGGTCTTCTTGATCCGATTGGTCTATCAAATGCGATCCGAGCAACAACTGATTGGAATGGTATCTATTGGGAGTTGTTTATATTTATTGGTCTCCTGTTCTTTGTGTGTTGTTTTAGTATGTCGAGATATTCCCAATTCTTAGAACGTAGGTTACAAACTGAACACCGCTAA
- a CDS encoding ABC transporter permease subunit (The N-terminal region of this protein, as described by TIGR01726, is a three transmembrane segment that identifies a subfamily of ABC transporter permease subunits, which specificities that include histidine, arginine, glutamine, glutamate, L-cystine (sic), the opines (in Agrobacterium) octopine and nopaline, etc.): protein MMKVTEPPKPLFQMRQLIYDTKYRSLTVQAIAMCLLVLFFSWLVNNTIQNLTALGKDFDFGFLTNIAGYDINQRLIEYSSTSTHGRAALVGILNTLLVAFLGCALATIIGIVAGVLRLSKNWIVARLMTIYVEGFRNVPLLLWILIIFAVMTESTPGPRDFRAGGSASMILFDSVAISNRGVYIPFPVWGEGSGILIFVFLLSLLGVWGFKKITTSRQQQTGITLPTFWISTGIVIIPSIITFFVLGQPVSLDYPTLGGFNFRGGLQLRNSLIALWLALSLYTGAFIAEIVRSGILSVSKGQTEAAYALGLRPNPTMNLVILPQALRVIIPPLISQYLNLTKNSSLAIAVGYMDVRSTLGGITINQTGRELEGMLMLGLFYLLASLVISAVMNIYNNSVKLKGR from the coding sequence ATGATGAAAGTGACCGAACCACCGAAGCCATTGTTCCAAATGCGCCAGTTGATCTACGATACAAAATACAGATCGCTGACAGTTCAAGCGATAGCCATGTGCTTGTTGGTTCTGTTCTTTTCATGGCTCGTCAATAATACAATTCAGAACTTAACCGCCCTCGGCAAAGACTTTGATTTTGGATTTCTTACCAACATCGCAGGCTATGACATTAATCAGCGCCTCATTGAATACTCTTCCACCTCTACGCACGGTAGAGCAGCACTAGTAGGTATACTAAATACACTGCTTGTGGCTTTTCTAGGCTGTGCACTTGCCACAATAATTGGGATCGTTGCAGGAGTCCTCCGGCTCTCCAAAAATTGGATTGTTGCACGTCTAATGACAATCTACGTGGAAGGATTCCGAAACGTTCCACTGCTCTTATGGATCCTCATCATTTTCGCGGTGATGACTGAATCCACTCCTGGTCCAAGAGATTTTCGAGCTGGGGGAAGTGCTTCAATGATTTTGTTTGATAGTGTTGCTATTTCAAACCGAGGAGTTTACATCCCTTTCCCAGTGTGGGGTGAAGGTTCTGGGATCTTAATATTTGTTTTTTTACTTTCACTTCTTGGTGTTTGGGGCTTTAAAAAAATTACAACTTCAAGACAACAACAAACAGGAATAACCCTTCCAACATTTTGGATTTCAACCGGGATAGTAATCATTCCATCCATCATAACTTTTTTCGTATTGGGGCAGCCTGTTTCACTAGATTATCCAACTCTTGGTGGGTTTAATTTTCGTGGTGGATTACAACTAAGAAACTCACTAATTGCTCTTTGGTTAGCCTTATCGCTCTACACAGGAGCTTTCATTGCAGAGATTGTTAGAAGTGGCATTCTCTCCGTATCAAAAGGACAAACAGAAGCTGCCTATGCTTTGGGTTTGCGACCCAACCCTACAATGAATCTGGTTATCTTACCCCAAGCTCTCCGTGTCATTATTCCTCCTCTTATCTCACAGTATTTAAATCTTACGAAAAATTCTTCATTGGCAATTGCTGTCGGGTATATGGATGTACGTTCTACACTTGGGGGGATAACAATTAATCAGACAGGGCGTGAACTTGAAGGCATGTTAATGCTGGGACTGTTCTATCTCCTTGCTTCTTTAGTAATCTCAGCTGTGATGAATATTTATAATAACTCAGTCAAACTCAAAGGTCGTTGA
- a CDS encoding amino acid ABC transporter substrate-binding protein codes for MKMKKLFLSCLSVALLGGIAMAGGHEKGTLGTVKDRGSLNCGVSTGLVGFAAPDANGNWEGFDVDMCRAVATAVLGDPQAVVFVPLTTGTRFTALASSEVDMLARNTTWTFSRDVDLKFEFTGVNYYDGQGFMVPKSLGVTSATELDGATVCIQTGTTTELNLADFFRVNGMNYEPVPVETNSEAQQQYLANACDVYTTDASGLAATRASFENPSDHVVLPEIISKEPLGPLVRHGDHEWGDVVRWSLNAMVAAEEYGVTSQNVADMAKGTNNPEINRLLGSEGNLGEMLGLSSDWARNIISNIGNYEESFERNIGSSTPIGLARGLNAQWTDGGLLYSPPFR; via the coding sequence ATGAAGATGAAAAAATTATTCTTGTCCTGTCTGTCTGTTGCCCTCTTGGGTGGAATTGCCATGGCTGGTGGTCACGAGAAAGGCACCTTGGGTACAGTGAAGGACCGTGGAAGTCTAAACTGTGGGGTTAGTACAGGTCTTGTAGGATTTGCAGCCCCTGATGCCAACGGGAACTGGGAAGGCTTTGATGTGGATATGTGCCGAGCAGTAGCCACCGCTGTATTGGGTGATCCCCAAGCAGTAGTTTTCGTTCCCTTGACAACAGGAACCAGATTTACTGCTTTGGCTTCGAGTGAAGTTGACATGCTAGCGAGAAATACCACTTGGACATTCTCACGAGACGTTGACCTGAAGTTCGAATTTACAGGGGTCAACTATTATGATGGTCAGGGTTTCATGGTACCAAAATCCCTTGGAGTCACTTCAGCTACCGAGTTAGATGGGGCCACTGTTTGTATCCAAACTGGTACCACTACAGAACTGAACCTTGCAGACTTTTTCCGTGTGAACGGAATGAACTATGAGCCTGTACCTGTTGAGACAAACTCTGAAGCACAACAACAGTATCTGGCAAATGCTTGCGATGTCTACACAACTGATGCTTCCGGACTTGCTGCCACTCGAGCATCATTTGAAAATCCAAGCGACCACGTTGTTCTACCTGAGATCATTTCTAAGGAACCACTTGGGCCTCTGGTTCGACATGGTGACCATGAATGGGGTGATGTAGTGCGTTGGTCCCTAAATGCGATGGTGGCTGCCGAAGAATACGGCGTAACATCACAGAACGTTGCAGACATGGCCAAAGGGACCAACAATCCGGAAATTAACCGCTTACTAGGTAGCGAAGGTAATCTCGGAGAGATGTTGGGATTGTCATCTGATTGGGCTAGAAACATCATCTCAAACATTGGTAACTATGAGGAGTCTTTCGAAAGAAACATTGGTTCTAGTACCCCAATTGGTCTGGCCCGTGGACTTAATGCACAGTGGACCGATGGAGGTTTACTGTACTCACCTCCCTTCCGCTAA
- the acnA gene encoding aconitate hydratase AcnA, giving the protein MSDNKFGCRRDFDTGSGKASYYSLEALEQKIVGNISRLPFSIRILLEQALRNYDDFQVLEEHVHTLANWDGSVSDKEIPHKPTRVILQDFTGVPAVVDLASLRSAMAEMGGDPEVINPQVPVDLVIDHSVQVDHFGGADSLDRNMQIEFERNQERYEFLKWGQNAFRQFRAFPPGVGIVHQVNLEYVANVVQLVDGVAFPDTLVGTDSHTTMINGLGVMGWGVGGIEAESVMLGQPIYMLMPQVVGFKLTGQLPAGATATDLVLRVVEMLRKKGVVEKFVEFYGPGLGNLKLADRATIANMGPEYGATMGFFPVDDEALNYLRQTGRPAEVVQRVEAYCKAQGLFRTNSTPDPMFSDALELDLSTVEPALAGPKRPQDRVNLSTMQSAWQETLRKSIKQGGFELGETALSKQSAIQGLDGQTLTHGDVAIAAITSCTNTSNPSVMIAAGLLAKKANALGLRSKPWVKTSLGPGSRVVTAYLEKADLQQHLDALGFNTVGYGCTTCIGNSGPLPDNIVKAINDGDLVVTSVLSGNRNFEGRISPNVKANYLASPPLVVAYALAGTVNIDLQNDSLGKDKDGNDVFLKDLWPSNEEVAAMESTISSDMYSNEYGKMDTVTPMWNEIEAKTGQVYAWSEASTYIQNPTFFQGMGTSVNPINDIEGARVLLKLGDSVTTDHISPAGSFKPDTPAGNFLVDRGVAVKDFNSYGSRRGNDRVMVRGTFANVRIRNQIALGTEGGFTKYFPTGEVTTIYDAAMQYKATNTPLVVLAGAEYGTGSSRDWAAKGTFLLGVKAVVAASFERIHRSNLVGMGVLPLQFKNGQTHESLGLTGEETYSVLGLSDEMQPMQDVILKVNDQEIPVLCRLDNKVEIEYYRNGGILHTVLRNFMRESGK; this is encoded by the coding sequence ATGTCTGACAACAAATTTGGATGCCGCCGAGATTTTGATACGGGCAGTGGCAAAGCATCCTACTACAGTCTAGAAGCCTTGGAACAAAAGATTGTTGGAAACATCAGTCGCTTGCCTTTTTCCATTCGGATTTTGTTGGAACAGGCACTGCGCAACTATGATGATTTTCAGGTTCTTGAAGAGCACGTTCACACCCTGGCAAATTGGGATGGCTCTGTCTCAGATAAGGAAATCCCTCACAAGCCGACCAGAGTCATACTACAGGACTTCACAGGCGTACCAGCCGTGGTAGATTTGGCATCACTGCGTTCAGCGATGGCAGAGATGGGTGGCGACCCAGAGGTGATCAATCCCCAGGTTCCAGTTGATCTTGTGATCGATCACTCGGTTCAGGTCGACCACTTCGGTGGTGCAGATTCTCTTGATCGGAATATGCAGATTGAATTCGAGCGCAATCAAGAACGCTATGAGTTCCTCAAGTGGGGACAGAATGCCTTCCGGCAGTTCCGTGCATTTCCGCCGGGTGTTGGCATTGTTCATCAAGTGAATCTGGAATATGTAGCAAACGTTGTTCAGTTGGTGGATGGTGTCGCTTTCCCAGATACGCTTGTCGGTACAGATTCCCACACAACAATGATCAATGGTCTTGGAGTAATGGGCTGGGGGGTTGGTGGAATTGAAGCAGAATCGGTGATGCTGGGCCAACCAATCTACATGCTGATGCCTCAAGTAGTGGGTTTCAAGTTGACCGGACAACTACCTGCTGGAGCAACCGCGACAGATCTTGTCTTGCGCGTCGTTGAAATGCTTCGCAAGAAAGGGGTCGTCGAAAAATTTGTTGAGTTCTACGGCCCAGGCTTGGGCAACCTGAAACTTGCGGATCGTGCCACCATTGCCAATATGGGTCCTGAGTATGGCGCAACCATGGGCTTCTTCCCAGTGGATGACGAAGCGTTGAACTATTTGCGTCAGACCGGACGACCTGCAGAAGTGGTTCAGCGAGTAGAAGCTTACTGCAAAGCACAGGGACTCTTCCGGACCAACAGCACTCCAGACCCGATGTTCAGTGACGCACTGGAATTAGATCTGTCAACTGTGGAACCAGCCTTGGCAGGCCCCAAGCGTCCGCAAGATCGTGTGAACCTCTCGACGATGCAATCAGCCTGGCAAGAAACTCTGCGCAAATCGATCAAGCAGGGAGGCTTTGAACTAGGAGAGACTGCGCTGTCGAAGCAATCAGCCATTCAAGGACTGGACGGTCAAACCTTGACCCATGGCGATGTGGCAATTGCAGCGATCACTTCCTGTACGAATACCAGTAATCCATCAGTAATGATTGCAGCGGGCTTGCTCGCTAAAAAAGCCAACGCACTTGGGTTGAGAAGCAAGCCTTGGGTGAAGACTTCGCTTGGTCCAGGTTCCCGAGTCGTAACAGCCTACCTAGAAAAAGCAGACCTGCAGCAACACCTTGATGCACTGGGCTTCAACACGGTTGGCTATGGCTGCACGACCTGTATTGGTAACAGTGGTCCTTTGCCAGACAACATCGTCAAGGCAATCAATGACGGTGACTTAGTGGTCACTTCAGTACTGTCTGGGAACCGAAACTTTGAGGGAAGAATCAGTCCGAACGTCAAAGCTAATTACCTTGCCAGTCCCCCACTGGTGGTTGCGTATGCGCTGGCTGGGACGGTCAACATTGATCTTCAGAACGACTCGTTGGGTAAGGACAAAGACGGCAACGATGTCTTCCTTAAGGATCTCTGGCCAAGCAATGAAGAAGTCGCCGCCATGGAGAGTACGATCAGCAGTGATATGTACTCAAATGAATACGGCAAAATGGATACAGTGACACCAATGTGGAATGAAATTGAGGCCAAGACCGGACAAGTTTATGCCTGGAGTGAGGCGTCAACCTATATTCAAAATCCAACCTTCTTCCAGGGTATGGGGACAAGCGTCAACCCGATCAATGACATTGAGGGTGCTCGTGTGTTGCTCAAACTGGGTGATTCCGTGACAACTGATCACATATCACCTGCAGGATCTTTCAAGCCTGATACGCCAGCAGGTAATTTTTTGGTGGATCGAGGGGTTGCCGTTAAAGACTTCAACTCCTATGGTTCCCGCAGAGGTAATGACCGGGTCATGGTGCGGGGAACCTTTGCTAATGTGCGCATTCGCAATCAGATCGCACTAGGAACCGAGGGTGGCTTTACGAAGTACTTCCCAACTGGCGAAGTGACCACGATCTATGACGCAGCAATGCAGTACAAGGCCACCAATACACCGCTGGTCGTGCTGGCTGGGGCGGAGTACGGAACTGGTTCTTCCCGTGACTGGGCGGCGAAAGGAACCTTCCTGCTAGGGGTCAAAGCAGTCGTTGCAGCCAGTTTTGAACGAATTCATCGCTCCAATTTGGTAGGGATGGGTGTGCTTCCATTGCAGTTTAAAAATGGGCAAACTCATGAGTCCTTGGGCTTGACCGGTGAGGAAACTTACTCGGTGTTGGGGCTTAGTGATGAAATGCAGCCGATGCAGGACGTGATTCTCAAAGTCAATGATCAAGAGATCCCTGTGCTCTGTCGTCTCGATAACAAAGTGGAGATCGAATACTACCGCAACGGTGGAATTCTACATACGGTTCTGCGTAACTTCATGCGAGAGAGTGGGAAGTAA
- a CDS encoding RNase adapter RapZ, with protein MLLDLYSFGFRRSGIPIDGSGHGGGFVFDCRCLPNPGKFEEYQALTGLDTSVQEWLEAKDETAMFLNHVKGTLELSVKRYIARDFERLMVSCGCTGGQHRSAYVAEKLRKHFAGYPELSIQLTHTEQSFWPTSSQPQEC; from the coding sequence ATGCTCCTTGATCTTTACTCGTTTGGATTTCGACGATCTGGAATTCCCATTGATGGAAGCGGTCATGGAGGAGGCTTTGTTTTCGATTGTCGCTGCCTTCCGAATCCAGGAAAATTTGAGGAATACCAAGCATTGACAGGACTAGACACTTCGGTTCAAGAATGGTTGGAAGCAAAGGATGAAACCGCAATGTTCCTCAATCATGTAAAAGGAACCTTGGAACTGAGTGTGAAGAGATACATCGCTCGGGACTTTGAGCGACTAATGGTAAGTTGTGGATGCACAGGAGGTCAGCACCGATCGGCCTATGTTGCTGAGAAATTACGCAAGCACTTTGCTGGATATCCAGAACTATCCATTCAACTCACCCATACCGAGCAGTCCTTCTGGCCGACTTCCTCTCAACCACAGGAGTGCTGA
- a CDS encoding DMT family transporter has product MPLSLQFQLSPEIKGISLCLLAYFCFTCGDAVIKVLGPHYPGLQIFFLNMVASTLVGFVVVLLTSNVKNLRIHQPWLHLTRGLLLLVMQFSATYTFKHVPLGSAYLLVFSAPLITVILAHFWLKEIIRPQLWACVGTGFVGVMICLQPGSAEWHPGLLTALLIGIGHSMLNLLVRQYGQQESPHALMLTSILTVAVASCWIPFTDIWQPLQWDLSGWHLLFGLLGAIAGIAITGAYQLTHASLLGAFQYSQLLWGVLLGYFFWQEVPSAAVLVGTVLIVGSGLVILRLRRPQPAASSPLASTLLS; this is encoded by the coding sequence ATGCCTTTGAGCCTGCAGTTTCAGCTTTCCCCTGAAATAAAGGGAATCAGTCTTTGTCTACTGGCCTACTTCTGCTTTACCTGCGGTGATGCTGTGATCAAAGTGCTGGGTCCTCATTATCCTGGTTTACAGATCTTCTTCTTGAACATGGTAGCCTCTACTCTTGTAGGCTTTGTAGTGGTACTGCTGACGAGCAATGTGAAAAATCTCCGCATTCACCAGCCCTGGTTACACCTGACAAGAGGTTTACTGCTCCTAGTGATGCAGTTTTCCGCAACCTACACATTCAAACATGTGCCCCTGGGGAGTGCCTATTTATTGGTCTTTTCGGCACCCTTGATCACAGTAATCCTAGCTCATTTCTGGTTGAAGGAGATTATCCGACCTCAACTCTGGGCTTGTGTGGGGACTGGATTTGTTGGGGTTATGATTTGTCTCCAGCCAGGCAGTGCAGAGTGGCATCCAGGGCTGCTGACAGCCTTACTGATTGGCATTGGGCATTCAATGCTGAACCTGCTAGTACGACAATACGGTCAGCAGGAAAGCCCCCACGCCTTAATGTTGACGAGTATTCTAACAGTCGCTGTAGCCAGTTGCTGGATTCCCTTCACAGACATCTGGCAACCTTTACAGTGGGATTTGTCAGGTTGGCATTTGTTGTTTGGCCTGTTGGGAGCTATTGCCGGCATTGCAATCACTGGGGCGTATCAATTGACGCATGCTTCACTGCTCGGTGCTTTCCAATATAGCCAATTGCTTTGGGGTGTTTTGCTGGGATATTTCTTTTGGCAGGAGGTTCCTTCTGCTGCAGTTTTGGTTGGCACTGTCTTGATCGTTGGTAGCGGTTTGGTCATTCTACGTCTTCGAAGGCCTCAGCCTGCGGCCAGTTCACCTTTGGCTTCAACGCTTCTTTCTTAG
- the fsa gene encoding fructose-6-phosphate aldolase produces the protein MKFFVDTADVSEIRKLNELGIVDGVTTNPTLIAKSGRPIREVLAEICDLVDGPVSGETVSTDAEGMVREGHWLREIADNLTVKVPLTADGIKATKILSDEGIPVNVTLCFSSGQALLAAKAGATFISPFVGRLDDIGLEGMNLIQDIRLIYDNYGFDTEILTASARHIPHLLEAARLGSDVITAPPQVFWQLFEHPMTDKGLAAFLADWEKTGQNLG, from the coding sequence ATGAAATTCTTTGTTGATACTGCTGATGTGTCAGAAATCCGAAAGCTCAATGAACTTGGCATCGTGGATGGTGTCACGACTAACCCCACATTGATCGCCAAGTCAGGACGCCCCATTCGAGAAGTTCTTGCTGAAATCTGTGACTTGGTTGATGGGCCTGTCTCTGGGGAAACAGTCTCAACGGATGCGGAGGGGATGGTTCGTGAGGGACACTGGCTCCGAGAGATTGCTGATAATCTGACCGTGAAAGTACCCCTTACGGCGGATGGCATCAAAGCCACCAAGATCCTAAGCGATGAGGGAATTCCAGTCAATGTAACCCTCTGTTTCAGCTCAGGACAGGCCTTGCTCGCAGCGAAGGCAGGAGCCACCTTCATCAGTCCGTTTGTCGGACGGTTGGACGATATCGGACTGGAGGGGATGAATTTGATTCAGGACATTCGCCTGATTTATGACAATTACGGTTTTGATACGGAGATTCTGACGGCTTCGGCGCGCCACATTCCTCACTTGCTGGAGGCAGCTCGCTTGGGTTCCGATGTGATCACCGCGCCACCGCAGGTTTTCTGGCAACTTTTTGAACATCCAATGACAGACAAGGGCTTGGCAGCATTTTTGGCAGATTGGGAGAAGACTGGGCAGAATTTGGGGTGA
- a CDS encoding PGPGW domain-containing protein, with protein sequence MIWTNIAWLALGWSLILLGIMIVPLPLPLGLVSFTSGLAIILPRNKTARRILSWGRHKCPWAFGPVLKVLEKLEKSRWLGGRRKSSSPSTEIPE encoded by the coding sequence ATGATTTGGACGAATATAGCTTGGCTAGCTTTAGGATGGTCGCTGATCCTCTTGGGAATCATGATTGTGCCCCTACCGTTACCGCTGGGGTTGGTTTCTTTCACCTCTGGCCTGGCAATTATCCTACCCAGAAACAAGACAGCCCGACGCATTTTAAGCTGGGGGCGTCACAAATGCCCCTGGGCTTTCGGTCCGGTGCTAAAAGTCTTGGAGAAGTTAGAAAAATCGCGCTGGCTTGGGGGTCGCCGAAAATCTTCGTCTCCATCCACAGAGATACCAGAATAA
- a CDS encoding matrixin family metalloprotease — translation MCPLTRRNLLIGGSGLLLFGCSDSESYTAAKDYYPVTSRYIFHWGKNSSIVIDKDATNATYSLGGSVNELSWFETGVTAWASTLNEIGISVSFSASSPDVKVYWLNSTQMLAKAGSPHVLGQATTDKEIYMLKGQDQATTTAVATHEFGHMLGIWSHSFDSNDLMYPYLSTSLSTRDKRTLVDFLYELSPDFDLHDVAGPLVHSSTGVSIPHYVSSLTTNGCQIRTSIG, via the coding sequence ATGTGCCCCTTGACTCGCCGAAATCTTTTGATTGGAGGTTCGGGACTATTGCTCTTTGGCTGTAGTGATTCAGAGTCTTACACCGCTGCCAAGGACTACTACCCAGTCACGAGCCGATATATCTTCCACTGGGGAAAAAACAGTTCGATTGTGATTGACAAAGATGCAACAAACGCCACCTATTCACTTGGTGGAAGTGTTAATGAACTCAGTTGGTTTGAAACAGGCGTAACCGCTTGGGCTAGCACGCTCAATGAAATTGGTATCAGCGTCTCTTTCAGCGCAAGTTCACCTGATGTGAAGGTTTATTGGCTCAACTCCACACAGATGCTGGCAAAAGCCGGTAGTCCTCACGTGTTAGGGCAAGCCACCACGGACAAAGAAATCTATATGCTCAAGGGTCAGGACCAAGCAACAACAACTGCGGTTGCCACACACGAATTTGGACACATGCTGGGTATTTGGAGCCATAGTTTTGACAGCAACGACTTGATGTACCCCTATTTGTCCACCAGCCTGAGCACCCGTGACAAACGAACCCTAGTCGATTTTCTTTATGAACTCAGTCCAGACTTTGACCTTCACGATGTAGCAGGCCCATTGGTTCATTCGTCGACAGGGGTCAGCATACCACATTATGTCAGTTCACTTACAACAAATGGCTGTCAAATCCGCACTTCCATAGGATGA